The Coleofasciculaceae cyanobacterium genome contains a region encoding:
- a CDS encoding citrate synthase: MTATFCEYKPGLEGIPATKSSISFVDGQKGILEYRGIAIEELAKRGSFLETAYLLIWGKLPSEQQLKEFEINILYHRRIKYRIRDMMKCFPESGHPMDALQTSAAALGLFYARRALDDPEYIRRAVVRILAKIPTMVAAFHQMRRGNDAITPNDDLDYATNFLYMLTERKPHPLEAKIFDVCLTLHAEHTINASTFSAMVTASTLTDPYAVVASAVGTLAGPLHGGANEEVLLMLENIGSVKDVRPYIENLIANKQKIMGFGHRVYKVKDPRAKILQGLAEELFDQTGHDHYYDLALELERVIEAKLGQRGIYPNVDFYSGLVYRKLGIPTDLFTPIFAIARVAGWLAHWKEQLAVNRIFRPTQIYTGEHNAPYIPMEER, encoded by the coding sequence ATGACAGCGACATTCTGCGAATATAAGCCAGGTTTAGAAGGCATACCTGCTACAAAATCTAGTATTAGTTTTGTTGACGGTCAAAAAGGAATTTTAGAGTATCGCGGTATTGCGATCGAAGAGTTAGCTAAAAGGGGTAGTTTTTTAGAAACAGCCTACCTACTGATTTGGGGTAAGTTACCTAGCGAACAACAGCTTAAAGAATTTGAAATTAATATTTTGTATCATCGCCGCATTAAATATCGTATTCGGGACATGATGAAATGTTTTCCTGAGTCTGGACATCCGATGGATGCTTTGCAAACTTCAGCAGCAGCATTAGGCTTATTTTATGCTCGTCGGGCTTTGGATGACCCTGAATATATCAGAAGAGCAGTAGTACGTATTTTGGCAAAAATTCCCACAATGGTAGCGGCATTTCATCAAATGCGACGGGGAAACGATGCGATTACCCCTAATGATGATTTAGATTATGCGACCAACTTTTTGTATATGCTTACCGAAAGAAAACCCCATCCTTTGGAAGCAAAAATCTTCGATGTCTGTCTGACGCTACACGCAGAACATACCATTAATGCCTCAACCTTTTCAGCCATGGTAACTGCTTCTACGCTGACCGATCCTTATGCTGTAGTTGCTTCGGCTGTAGGAACTTTAGCAGGTCCACTTCACGGAGGGGCAAACGAAGAAGTATTATTGATGTTAGAAAATATTGGCTCGGTAAAAGATGTTCGGCCTTATATAGAAAATTTAATTGCCAATAAGCAAAAAATTATGGGCTTTGGGCATCGCGTCTACAAAGTTAAAGACCCTAGAGCTAAGATTTTACAAGGGTTAGCCGAAGAACTATTCGATCAAACAGGACACGATCATTACTACGATCTTGCTTTGGAATTAGAAAGAGTTATTGAAGCAAAATTAGGACAAAGAGGAATTTATCCTAACGTTGATTTCTATTCTGGCTTGGTATATCGAAAACTAGGAATTCCTACCGATTTATTTACGCCAATTTTTGCGATCGCTCGCGTCGCAGGCTGGTTGGCACACTGGAAAGAACAGTTAGCCGTAAACCGCATCTTCCGCCCAACTCAAATTTATACAGGAGAACATAATGCTCCTTACATTCCGATGGAAGAAAGGTAA